A part of Nesterenkonia lutea genomic DNA contains:
- a CDS encoding DUF3073 domain-containing protein — translation MGRGRQKAKATKQAREIKYYTPDTDLTALERELAKTRGSADAPVRSRPDSEERSSSVDPYEDKYGR, via the coding sequence ATGGGGCGTGGCCGTCAGAAGGCGAAAGCGACAAAGCAGGCTCGGGAGATCAAGTACTACACTCCGGACACCGACCTGACTGCTTTGGAGCGAGAGCTCGCCAAGACCCGCGGCAGCGCGGATGCTCCCGTTCGGTCGCGACCGGACTCCGAGGAACGCAGCAGCAGCGTTGATCCGTATGAGGACAAGTACGGGCGCTGA
- a CDS encoding Sir2 family NAD-dependent protein deacetylase: MTEPTPEAFTRPVENAHRAALRSIARVVEDTAEPQPAEVAREGIASLLRRGGVLAVTGAGVSTDSGIPDYRGPQGSLHRHRPMTYQEFQHDTAARHRYWARGFVGWRQMHRAEPNQAHRLLAKWQSSGLLSGLITQNVDGLHRAAGSDPLIPLHGDMDSVICLNCGNRETRSSMDARLQEANPGYAEAAFAAAENVNPDGDVTLDQSWVEKFHMITCLVCGSDRLKPDVVYFGESVPAERKAAVDALVEASSALLVVGSSMAVMSGFKIALTMHQSHRAIGVINGGPSRADAKADWRWRTRITPALEELDQLLGDRTHQ; the protein is encoded by the coding sequence GTGACCGAGCCGACACCAGAGGCTTTCACCAGGCCTGTTGAGAACGCCCACAGGGCGGCACTGCGGTCCATCGCGCGCGTGGTCGAGGACACCGCCGAGCCCCAGCCTGCGGAGGTGGCCCGAGAGGGCATCGCCTCCCTGCTGAGGCGGGGCGGGGTCCTCGCCGTCACCGGCGCCGGGGTCTCCACCGACTCCGGGATCCCGGACTATCGCGGGCCGCAGGGCTCCCTGCATCGGCACCGGCCGATGACCTACCAGGAGTTTCAGCACGACACCGCGGCTCGCCACCGCTATTGGGCGCGCGGCTTCGTGGGCTGGCGCCAGATGCACCGCGCCGAGCCGAACCAGGCTCACCGGCTGCTCGCGAAGTGGCAGTCCTCGGGTCTGCTCAGCGGCCTGATCACCCAGAACGTGGACGGACTGCACCGCGCGGCAGGCTCCGATCCGCTGATCCCGCTGCACGGGGACATGGATTCGGTCATCTGCCTGAACTGCGGCAACCGCGAGACCCGGTCCTCCATGGATGCCCGGCTGCAGGAGGCGAATCCCGGATACGCCGAGGCCGCCTTCGCCGCCGCGGAGAACGTGAACCCGGACGGCGATGTCACCCTGGATCAGTCCTGGGTGGAGAAGTTCCACATGATCACCTGTCTGGTCTGCGGCTCCGACAGGCTCAAGCCCGACGTGGTCTATTTCGGCGAATCGGTGCCCGCCGAGCGAAAGGCCGCGGTGGATGCGCTCGTCGAGGCCTCCTCCGCGCTGCTGGTGGTGGGCAGCTCCATGGCTGTGATGAGCGGGTTCAAGATCGCGCTGACGATGCACCAGTCCCATCGGGCCATCGGTGTGATCAATGGCGGACCCTCCCGGGCAGACGCCAAGGCCGACTGGCGCTGGCGTACCCGCATCACCCCCGCGCTCGAGGAGCTCGACCAGCTGCTGGGTGACAGAACTCACCAGTAA
- a CDS encoding MFS transporter, with the protein MTLPSLHASLGHSLTAWQRWTMLAIVSSALLLIALDNTILYTALPTLTAELGASSPAQLWIINAYPLVIAGLLPGSGALGDRFGHKRIFQVGLGIFGVASILAAFSGSSEMLIASRALLAVGAAAMMPATLALIRLTFAVERERNLAIAIWAAVATVGMALGPIVSGVLLEFFWWGSVFLVNVPIVVAALVLMLVVGPANIANPRRRWDWLSSVQVMVGLTAAVLAIKTIAATPVNWPLFLVSTLIAIVMLTVFGRRQVRLNRISEPLVDFSIFRNRGFSGGVIAAGASIFAIVGVQLGTTQRFQLVEGFSPLDAGLIVSALAVGSMPFALFGGAILHRSGLLTLIGGGMAVAAVGAGGAILATVQDSLLWLVISFVVLGAGLGASMSVASTAIMGNVPPRRAGMAASIEEVSYEFGGLVGVGLLGSLITFVYTRVLVLPAGAEQFSGQAPAAVLESGSAPAMAAAAEAFDTAYLAVLIGVALVMALATVASVWMLRRYTPGTESQAYPGNH; encoded by the coding sequence ATGACCCTTCCCTCCCTGCATGCCTCGCTCGGCCACTCGCTCACCGCCTGGCAGCGCTGGACCATGCTCGCCATCGTCTCCTCGGCGTTGCTGCTGATCGCCCTGGACAACACGATCCTCTACACCGCTCTGCCCACGCTCACCGCGGAGCTCGGCGCCTCTTCCCCGGCTCAGCTCTGGATCATCAACGCCTACCCGCTGGTCATCGCCGGTCTGCTGCCCGGCTCCGGCGCGCTGGGGGACCGGTTCGGACATAAGCGGATCTTCCAGGTCGGCCTCGGGATCTTCGGCGTGGCCTCGATCCTGGCCGCGTTCTCCGGCAGCTCCGAGATGCTGATCGCCTCCCGTGCGCTGCTGGCCGTGGGCGCCGCCGCCATGATGCCGGCCACGCTCGCACTGATCCGGCTGACCTTCGCTGTGGAGCGGGAGCGCAACCTCGCTATCGCGATCTGGGCCGCCGTCGCCACTGTCGGCATGGCGCTGGGGCCGATCGTCTCCGGCGTCCTGCTGGAGTTCTTCTGGTGGGGCTCGGTCTTCCTGGTCAACGTGCCGATCGTGGTCGCAGCGCTGGTGCTGATGCTTGTGGTCGGACCGGCGAACATCGCCAACCCACGCCGTCGCTGGGACTGGCTCTCCTCCGTTCAGGTCATGGTCGGACTGACCGCCGCGGTGCTGGCGATCAAGACCATCGCCGCCACTCCGGTGAACTGGCCGCTCTTCCTGGTCTCCACGCTCATCGCCATCGTGATGCTGACGGTCTTCGGTCGCCGGCAGGTGCGGCTGAACCGCATATCCGAGCCGCTGGTGGACTTCAGCATCTTCCGCAATCGCGGGTTCAGCGGGGGTGTGATCGCCGCCGGAGCAAGCATCTTCGCCATCGTCGGGGTCCAGCTGGGCACGACCCAGCGCTTCCAGCTGGTGGAGGGTTTCAGCCCGCTCGACGCCGGGCTCATCGTCTCGGCGCTGGCCGTGGGTTCCATGCCCTTCGCGCTCTTCGGCGGAGCCATCCTGCACCGCTCGGGTCTGCTCACGCTGATCGGCGGCGGCATGGCGGTGGCCGCCGTCGGAGCCGGCGGTGCGATCCTCGCCACGGTCCAGGACTCGCTGCTGTGGCTGGTGATCAGCTTTGTGGTGCTCGGCGCCGGTCTGGGTGCGTCCATGTCCGTGGCCTCCACCGCGATCATGGGCAACGTCCCGCCGCGCCGCGCCGGGATGGCCGCCTCCATCGAGGAGGTCTCCTATGAGTTCGGCGGACTGGTCGGGGTGGGCCTGCTGGGCAGCCTGATCACCTTCGTCTACACCCGGGTGCTGGTGCTCCCGGCCGGGGCTGAACAGTTCAGCGGCCAGGCGCCCGCGGCAGTGCTCGAATCAGGCAGCGCACCGGCCATGGCCGCCGCCGCCGAGGCCTTCGACACCGCCTATCTCGCCGTGCTGATAGGTGTGGCACTGGTGATGGCGCTCGCCACCGTCGCCTCCGTCTGGATGCTGCGCCGGTACACCCCGGGCACCGAGTCCCAGGCCTACCCCGGAAACCACTGA
- a CDS encoding TetR/AcrR family transcriptional regulator — MRPSKRLEILDAATRVVQREGVTMLTYESVAAEAGMTKGGLLYHFPSREELLLGLHRHVAAQWEHSMETEAGGTAQELSRAERFRAFVKDSQNPDRAELLLMLEASEDPVANAAWDEVYARWAPQPPQVTAVPDHDDAEAAALQRFIARLAADGLWFYEALSTEGLSPTMRERVTEEIIALAYRASVSAAPRADGAE; from the coding sequence GTGCGCCCCTCCAAACGCCTAGAGATCCTCGATGCCGCGACCCGGGTGGTCCAGCGCGAAGGCGTGACCATGCTGACCTACGAATCCGTGGCCGCTGAGGCTGGGATGACCAAGGGCGGACTGCTCTACCACTTCCCGTCCCGTGAGGAGCTGCTGCTGGGGCTGCACCGCCACGTGGCGGCGCAGTGGGAACACTCCATGGAGACGGAGGCGGGCGGCACCGCGCAGGAGCTCTCCCGCGCGGAGCGCTTCCGGGCCTTCGTCAAGGATTCACAGAACCCTGACCGCGCGGAGCTGCTGCTCATGCTGGAAGCCTCCGAGGACCCCGTGGCCAACGCGGCCTGGGACGAGGTCTATGCCCGCTGGGCCCCGCAGCCCCCTCAGGTCACTGCGGTCCCCGACCACGACGACGCGGAAGCCGCCGCGCTCCAGCGCTTTATCGCGCGGCTCGCCGCCGACGGACTGTGGTTCTACGAGGCACTCTCCACCGAGGGGCTGAGTCCGACGATGCGCGAGCGCGTCACCGAGGAGATCATCGCCCTGGCGTATCGCGCCAGTGTTTCGGCGGCGCCGCGCGCCGACGGCGCAGAGTAG
- a CDS encoding LysE family translocator, whose amino-acid sequence MAILSLMLFVVAGAGTPGPNNTIVMASGAAYGFKRTLPAILGVNLGFPSMVLLVGIGLGQVLDQWPVILDILRPIGILYLLWLAFKIATGPTELTQKPGAKPPGFVQMALFQFVNPKAWTLSVAALSTFTGFWDSFLAEVAVIALVAGSFGAPCTIAWTLLGVGAGKVISQPKHMLIFNLVMAALLVVSVIPAMVDTWESLPL is encoded by the coding sequence GTGGCAATTCTCTCTCTGATGCTCTTCGTGGTGGCCGGTGCCGGCACCCCAGGCCCGAACAACACGATCGTGATGGCCTCAGGCGCCGCCTATGGGTTCAAGCGCACCCTTCCCGCCATCCTCGGTGTGAACCTCGGGTTCCCGTCCATGGTCCTGCTGGTAGGCATCGGGCTGGGCCAGGTGCTCGATCAGTGGCCGGTGATCCTGGACATCCTGCGCCCGATCGGCATCCTGTATCTGCTCTGGCTCGCGTTCAAGATCGCCACCGGCCCCACCGAGCTGACCCAGAAGCCCGGGGCAAAGCCCCCGGGGTTCGTGCAGATGGCGCTGTTCCAGTTTGTGAACCCCAAGGCGTGGACTCTCTCGGTCGCGGCGCTGAGCACCTTCACCGGTTTCTGGGACTCGTTCCTGGCCGAAGTCGCCGTGATCGCCCTGGTGGCCGGCTCATTCGGCGCCCCGTGCACCATCGCCTGGACCCTGCTCGGCGTCGGCGCCGGGAAAGTGATCTCTCAGCCCAAGCACATGCTCATCTTCAACCTGGTGATGGCCGCACTGCTGGTCGTCTCGGTCATCCCCGCCATGGTGGACACCTGGGAGTCCCTGCCGCTCTAG
- a CDS encoding Fic family protein — translation MEKGAYKTLPNSPWNPSTGKVHEYAPVWDTAPEMDRLIQELRSDEFTQSHPVLQASYAHYAYVSVHPFPDGNGRVARALASIYLYRRPGIPLVIFADQRARYFEALESADRSDYAGFINFIEACAVDTLGVITAQMHPSAPSASASLADLANYYASTSSELVYFSAAERLAKLAMSEFDRHIGELPIPPQIRCRTMGTGSRPRKKPGYKPGGE, via the coding sequence CTGGAAAAGGGTGCCTATAAAACGCTCCCGAATAGCCCTTGGAATCCCTCGACTGGAAAAGTTCATGAATATGCTCCCGTATGGGATACGGCGCCTGAAATGGATCGTCTTATTCAGGAATTAAGGAGCGATGAGTTCACGCAATCTCACCCCGTCTTGCAGGCGTCTTATGCGCATTACGCCTATGTCAGCGTACATCCCTTTCCAGACGGAAATGGTCGGGTAGCACGCGCCCTGGCGTCGATCTATCTCTACCGACGACCGGGAATCCCGCTTGTGATTTTTGCGGACCAGCGGGCGCGGTACTTCGAAGCATTGGAGTCCGCCGACCGTTCGGATTACGCAGGATTTATCAACTTCATCGAAGCTTGCGCTGTGGACACATTAGGTGTCATTACGGCGCAAATGCATCCATCGGCGCCAAGCGCTAGTGCAAGTTTGGCTGACTTGGCTAACTATTACGCCAGCACATCAAGCGAGTTGGTCTACTTTAGTGCCGCCGAACGATTGGCGAAGCTTGCGATGTCTGAATTTGATAGGCATATAGGCGAACTTCCAATCCCGCCTCAAATAAGGTGTAGGACCATGGGTACGGGTTCACGCCCTCGCAAAAAGCCTGGATATAAGCCGGGTGGAGAGTAG
- a CDS encoding ATP-binding cassette domain-containing protein yields MRERTPLLTLGEFSFTYRGASSPALDGIDLALQAGDGMSVLGPQGAGTSTLARAVAGLLAEHGHASGVRALNGIGVGMLGDDPEAQLTGLTRTVRAEAALPGRLLGLSLQECLDRAETSLESLGIGALAQRDLSTLSGGERQLTALAGLLTLRPSVLVLDQPSQSLDHSARRRLARSLREFRADGGAVLLTGHQHDELTADCDQVLFLENGRPTPSGPGGLAPASITPATLTSAQPTPTQLSDHGIWDARSEACARTEAHAQSSGPATGPDQEVLLHVRGLTVQRASVHVLSDLALDLRAGEVTALLGANGSGKSTLLGSLAGLVSTEPGTSIAGPGGVELAGEPTHRRAGHIAWVGQDPGDQLSASTVHGELMRAAPLGSGGRRLRRAERHQARSQRELDVQRVMDLAGLSTYAEEHPYDLQPAQRKDCVIASALLLRPSVLLLDEPTLGRDAAGMARLSAVLRDFAVAGGAVLVATHDQRWAAEISHQQLRLSAGPLQHDR; encoded by the coding sequence ATGCGTGAGCGCACTCCGCTGCTGACCCTGGGGGAGTTCAGCTTCACCTACCGCGGGGCCTCGTCCCCGGCGCTCGACGGCATCGATCTGGCGCTGCAAGCCGGAGACGGGATGTCCGTGCTCGGTCCACAGGGGGCAGGCACCTCCACCCTGGCCCGGGCCGTCGCCGGGCTGCTCGCTGAACACGGCCACGCCAGCGGCGTCAGGGCGCTGAACGGCATCGGCGTCGGCATGCTGGGCGATGACCCCGAGGCACAGCTCACCGGGCTGACCCGTACCGTTCGCGCTGAGGCGGCGCTGCCTGGGCGGCTGCTCGGTCTGTCGCTGCAGGAGTGCCTCGACCGCGCGGAGACCAGCCTAGAGTCGCTGGGCATCGGCGCCCTGGCTCAGCGTGACCTCTCGACGCTCTCCGGCGGCGAGCGCCAGCTCACTGCGCTGGCGGGCCTGCTCACCCTTCGGCCCAGCGTGCTGGTGCTGGACCAACCCTCCCAATCACTGGACCACAGCGCACGACGGCGCCTGGCCCGGTCTCTGCGCGAGTTCCGCGCCGACGGTGGTGCGGTGCTGCTCACGGGACATCAGCATGATGAGCTGACCGCGGACTGCGATCAGGTGCTGTTCCTGGAGAACGGGCGGCCCACTCCGAGTGGACCGGGCGGTCTGGCTCCGGCGTCGATCACGCCGGCAACACTCACGTCGGCGCAGCCCACCCCGACTCAGCTGTCCGACCACGGGATCTGGGATGCGCGCAGCGAGGCGTGTGCACGGACCGAGGCCCATGCCCAGTCCTCTGGCCCGGCAACCGGCCCCGACCAGGAGGTGCTGCTGCACGTGCGGGGACTCACCGTCCAGCGCGCGTCCGTCCATGTGCTCAGCGACCTCGCACTGGATCTGCGCGCCGGGGAAGTCACCGCACTGCTGGGCGCCAATGGCTCAGGCAAATCCACGCTGCTCGGCTCCCTCGCGGGACTTGTGTCCACAGAGCCTGGGACCAGCATCGCCGGGCCCGGCGGTGTCGAGCTTGCAGGGGAACCGACGCATCGCCGGGCGGGCCACATCGCCTGGGTTGGCCAAGACCCCGGAGATCAGCTCTCCGCCTCCACGGTGCATGGCGAGCTGATGCGCGCGGCCCCGCTGGGCTCCGGCGGTCGTCGGCTGCGCCGCGCGGAGCGGCACCAGGCACGGAGTCAGCGGGAGCTGGATGTCCAGCGCGTGATGGACCTCGCGGGCCTCAGCACCTACGCCGAGGAGCATCCCTATGACCTGCAGCCGGCGCAGCGCAAGGACTGTGTGATCGCCTCGGCGCTGCTGCTGCGGCCTTCGGTGCTGCTGCTGGACGAGCCGACCCTGGGCCGGGACGCCGCCGGGATGGCCCGGCTGAGCGCCGTGCTGCGTGACTTCGCTGTGGCGGGCGGTGCGGTGCTGGTGGCCACCCATGACCAGCGCTGGGCCGCGGAGATAAGCCACCAGCAGCTGCGCCTGAGCGCGGGTCCCCTGCAGCACGACCGCTGA
- a CDS encoding energy-coupling factor transporter transmembrane component T family protein — MRLHPATELVLLGCALLLVYGIPSPLVPAAVLLCAAAAAAVSPRVRFRSWLLSLLVLAGPMLVMVGIIQGLFYPGEQAQVLAEFGPAAVTVEGLALAVQLWLRVAAMVAVCALFAFGSDPSRAFDGLLALRAPLSLAYVCAAAMTLIPLAQHRVRSALAARAARGWDTDRLLVRLRLLTGVLAGLLVTAITQLDQRHDALTQRGFGETPRPTPAQLYPRGPAQRGLRWGAVAVSVLLVCASLAGLLPLPAATDLMGASDA; from the coding sequence GTGCGGCTGCATCCAGCCACTGAGCTGGTCCTGCTCGGCTGCGCACTTCTGCTCGTCTACGGGATCCCGTCCCCGCTCGTCCCGGCCGCCGTGCTCCTCTGCGCGGCGGCCGCGGCGGCGGTCTCGCCGCGGGTGCGCTTCCGCAGCTGGCTGCTGAGCCTGCTCGTGCTGGCCGGGCCCATGCTGGTCATGGTCGGCATCATCCAGGGACTCTTCTACCCCGGCGAGCAGGCCCAGGTGCTGGCGGAGTTCGGACCTGCCGCCGTGACCGTGGAGGGACTCGCGCTCGCGGTCCAGCTCTGGCTGCGGGTGGCGGCGATGGTGGCCGTCTGCGCGCTGTTCGCCTTCGGCTCGGACCCCTCGCGCGCCTTCGACGGGCTGCTCGCCCTGCGCGCGCCGCTGTCCCTGGCGTATGTCTGCGCGGCCGCGATGACCCTGATCCCGCTGGCCCAGCACCGGGTGCGCTCAGCGCTGGCCGCCCGGGCCGCACGCGGGTGGGACACCGACCGACTGCTGGTGCGGCTGCGGCTGCTCACCGGTGTGCTCGCCGGACTGCTGGTCACCGCGATCACCCAGCTGGATCAGCGCCACGACGCGCTGACCCAGCGAGGATTCGGCGAGACGCCCCGACCCACGCCCGCCCAGCTCTATCCCCGGGGCCCCGCTCAGCGAGGCCTGCGCTGGGGCGCCGTGGCCGTCTCGGTGCTGCTGGTCTGCGCCTCGCTGGCCGGGCTGCTGCCGCTTCCGGCCGCCACTGACCTGATGGGGGCCTCCGATGCGTGA
- a CDS encoding ECF transporter S component — MTPTDTHSGQGSVTAADPGETPKHRTTTTPTNKASTQHRAGTHTRPAPPLWSTLALTAGAAVIAGTYLWVLTSQPATLGADLGHTTLGVMVGYLLGAALIAAGTLPRIPRSVLALMPVMIALNIATGQIVGTMTPIPLYLDSLGTVIIGVIAGPAAGALTGILTNVLWGVTINPTVIAFTAGSAFIGAAAGWAARLGGFRRISWAVIAGAVAGIPTGLIATPVAAFIYGGGLGVGTGSLVAALQGAGSSMLEAATIQGLGSDIADKAIIFALAFLVIAALPKRLRSRFPFTEHSMVRRRNTSSAEPARAAASSH, encoded by the coding sequence ATGACTCCCACCGACACGCACTCTGGGCAGGGGTCCGTCACCGCGGCGGATCCCGGAGAAACCCCGAAGCATCGCACCACCACGACGCCCACAAACAAGGCCTCCACGCAGCACCGCGCCGGGACCCACACCCGGCCCGCTCCCCCGCTCTGGTCCACCCTCGCGCTCACCGCCGGGGCCGCCGTCATCGCTGGCACCTATCTCTGGGTGCTGACCAGCCAGCCTGCCACCCTCGGCGCCGATCTCGGGCACACCACCCTCGGCGTCATGGTCGGCTACCTGCTGGGCGCCGCACTCATCGCCGCCGGCACGCTTCCGCGGATCCCGCGCAGCGTGCTCGCGCTGATGCCGGTCATGATCGCGCTGAACATCGCCACCGGGCAGATCGTCGGCACCATGACCCCCATCCCGCTGTACCTCGATTCCCTGGGCACCGTGATCATCGGTGTCATCGCCGGCCCGGCCGCAGGCGCGCTGACCGGCATCCTCACCAACGTGCTCTGGGGTGTGACCATCAACCCCACGGTCATCGCCTTCACCGCCGGCTCCGCCTTCATCGGTGCCGCGGCAGGCTGGGCCGCCCGGCTCGGAGGCTTCCGCCGCATCTCGTGGGCCGTGATCGCCGGCGCCGTGGCAGGAATCCCCACGGGACTGATCGCCACCCCCGTGGCCGCCTTCATCTACGGCGGCGGACTCGGCGTGGGCACCGGTAGTCTCGTCGCCGCGCTGCAGGGCGCCGGTTCGTCCATGCTGGAGGCCGCCACCATCCAGGGTCTCGGCAGTGATATCGCCGATAAGGCCATCATCTTCGCGCTGGCCTTCCTGGTGATCGCGGCGCTGCCCAAGCGGCTGCGCAGCCGGTTCCCGTTCACCGAACACTCGATGGTGCGACGCCGGAACACCTCCTCCGCGGAGCCTGCGCGTGCGGCTGCATCCAGCCACTGA
- a CDS encoding nucleoside hydrolase produces MIPLFLDCDPGIDDALALGWLLCQDDVEILGLAASGGNVSTAQVVANTLGWLQLAGRGDLPVHPGAEHPLAGVSEYAEETHGDTGVGYAQLPGGGLGTDGLSANDLSADDLSAALAWVRAAHARPGELVGVLVGPATNLALALELEPRLPQLLKRLFIMGGAFNYRGNTRPTTEWNVSYDPEAAKVVLDAFGEATHLPVIGPLEATEAVALTPQRLEHMLAGPTDPRWSAWLTQLAEALRFYFEFHESDGHGYLAHVHDPYVTAAAVLWARSQYESSSPTDEADADSSAHRTHGIIPWAQKTEMAAVDVELTGTLTRGETVADWLGRWGRAPNAEIIRSLDAEAFLDHLTNTLRKGPV; encoded by the coding sequence GTGATCCCCCTCTTCCTCGACTGCGATCCCGGCATCGACGACGCCCTGGCGCTGGGCTGGCTCCTCTGCCAGGACGACGTCGAGATCCTCGGTCTCGCCGCGAGCGGCGGCAACGTCTCCACCGCGCAGGTGGTGGCCAACACTCTCGGATGGCTGCAGCTGGCCGGTCGAGGAGATCTGCCGGTCCATCCCGGCGCGGAGCACCCGCTGGCGGGCGTCTCCGAATACGCCGAGGAGACCCACGGAGACACCGGCGTCGGATACGCGCAGCTGCCCGGCGGCGGCCTCGGCACGGATGGCCTGTCCGCGAATGATCTGTCTGCGGATGATCTATCTGCGGCGCTGGCCTGGGTCCGTGCCGCTCATGCCCGTCCCGGAGAGCTGGTCGGGGTGCTCGTCGGGCCCGCGACGAACCTGGCCCTGGCGCTCGAGCTGGAACCGCGCCTGCCGCAGCTGCTGAAGCGGCTGTTCATCATGGGTGGGGCCTTCAACTACCGCGGCAACACTCGGCCCACCACCGAGTGGAACGTCAGCTATGACCCCGAGGCCGCCAAGGTTGTGCTCGACGCCTTCGGGGAAGCCACGCATCTGCCGGTCATCGGGCCCCTCGAGGCCACTGAGGCCGTGGCGCTGACTCCTCAGCGCCTGGAACACATGCTCGCTGGACCCACCGACCCGCGGTGGTCGGCCTGGCTGACCCAGCTCGCCGAGGCGCTGCGGTTCTACTTCGAGTTCCACGAGTCCGATGGCCACGGCTACCTGGCCCATGTCCATGATCCCTATGTGACTGCGGCGGCGGTCCTCTGGGCCAGGAGTCAGTATGAAAGCTCCTCCCCAACGGACGAGGCTGACGCGGATTCGTCTGCACACCGAACACACGGGATAATTCCCTGGGCGCAGAAGACCGAGATGGCAGCGGTCGACGTCGAACTCACCGGCACCCTGACTCGCGGCGAGACTGTGGCTGATTGGCTGGGTCGCTGGGGCCGAGCTCCCAATGCGGAGATCATCCGCAGCCTGGACGCTGAAGCGTTTCTTGATCACCTGACCAACACTCTGAGAAAAGGACCTGTTTGA
- a CDS encoding GntR family transcriptional regulator, translated as MAEYTAEDIADHYRGLILSGRVGAGDRLPTVRQTARDLGVAVGTAAKAYRSLEAERMIVTRGAAGTRVAEQPSVLPGELLTHVRQAVDRALSSTVSEDDLLNAVRAVWAEQDQPDQSSTERAP; from the coding sequence ATGGCTGAGTACACCGCCGAGGACATCGCGGACCACTACCGGGGGCTGATCCTCTCCGGACGCGTGGGCGCAGGAGACCGGCTGCCCACTGTCCGGCAGACGGCCCGCGACCTGGGAGTCGCCGTCGGCACTGCGGCGAAGGCCTACCGCTCCCTGGAGGCTGAACGCATGATCGTCACCCGCGGCGCGGCCGGCACTCGCGTGGCGGAGCAGCCCTCGGTCCTGCCCGGCGAACTGCTCACCCATGTGCGCCAGGCCGTTGACCGCGCCCTGTCCTCGACTGTCTCCGAGGACGACCTGCTCAATGCCGTACGAGCGGTGTGGGCCGAACAGGATCAGCCCGACCAGTCCTCGACGGAGCGTGCCCCATGA